The following are encoded together in the Streptomyces sp. NBC_00358 genome:
- a CDS encoding pyridoxal phosphate-dependent decarboxylase family protein, translating to MSTPPLASGPQGPDALRPLLDTVLHALAEGAAARGGPLPAGGPEHVARRLRAAVGDLLPQHGTDDALHTLVRALAEGAADPADPLCAAHLHCPPLAVATAADLAASALNPSLDSWDQAPAASELEALLTRTLAHEIYGTQGDALITTGGTESNQLALLLARETHPGTRLVCGANAHHSLHRATWLLGLPEPVVVPAPAGTLDPAALDSALTDLRGPLLVAATAGTTDAGLIDPLPDIAEICATHGARLHIDAAYGGGLLFSDRHRTELDGLAHADTVTLDLHKLGWQPAAAGLLAVRDPTDLTPLEHRADYLNADDDTEAGLPDLLGRSLRTTRRPDILKIAVTLKTLGRHGIGDLVDQVCAHAHDLADLIAAHPAFELYDRPVISTVLFRPAGATDDTVAAVRRTLLEEGRAVLGRATLDGRRWLKATLLNPHTRPGDLATLLKLVEGHTPR from the coding sequence ATGAGCACGCCGCCCCTCGCCTCAGGACCCCAAGGCCCCGACGCGCTGCGGCCATTGCTCGACACCGTCCTCCACGCCCTCGCCGAAGGCGCCGCCGCCCGCGGAGGACCCCTCCCCGCCGGAGGACCCGAACACGTCGCCCGGCGCCTGCGCGCGGCCGTCGGCGACCTCCTGCCCCAGCACGGCACCGACGACGCCCTGCACACCCTCGTACGCGCCCTCGCCGAAGGCGCCGCCGACCCCGCCGACCCCCTCTGCGCCGCCCACCTGCACTGCCCGCCCCTCGCCGTCGCCACCGCCGCCGACCTCGCCGCCTCCGCCCTCAACCCCTCCCTCGACTCCTGGGACCAGGCCCCCGCCGCCTCCGAACTCGAAGCCCTCCTCACCCGGACCCTCGCCCACGAGATCTACGGCACCCAAGGCGACGCCCTCATCACCACCGGCGGCACCGAATCCAACCAACTCGCCCTCCTCCTCGCCCGCGAGACCCACCCCGGCACCCGACTCGTCTGCGGAGCCAACGCCCACCACTCCCTCCACCGCGCCACCTGGCTCCTCGGCCTCCCCGAACCCGTCGTCGTCCCCGCGCCCGCCGGCACCCTCGACCCCGCCGCCCTCGACAGCGCCCTCACCGACCTGCGCGGCCCCCTCCTCGTCGCCGCCACCGCCGGCACCACCGACGCCGGACTCATCGACCCACTCCCCGACATCGCCGAAATCTGCGCCACCCACGGCGCACGCCTCCACATCGACGCCGCCTACGGCGGAGGCCTCCTCTTCAGCGACCGGCACCGCACCGAACTCGACGGACTCGCCCACGCCGACACCGTCACCCTCGACCTGCACAAACTCGGCTGGCAGCCCGCGGCCGCCGGACTCCTCGCCGTCCGCGACCCCACCGACCTCACCCCCCTCGAACACCGAGCCGACTACCTCAACGCCGACGACGACACCGAAGCAGGCCTCCCCGACCTGCTCGGCCGCTCCCTGCGCACCACCCGCCGCCCCGACATCCTCAAGATCGCCGTCACCCTCAAAACCCTCGGACGGCACGGCATCGGCGACCTCGTCGACCAGGTCTGCGCCCACGCCCACGACCTCGCCGACCTCATCGCCGCCCACCCCGCCTTCGAGCTCTACGACCGGCCGGTCATCAGCACCGTCCTGTTCCGGCCCGCCGGCGCCACCGACGACACCGTCGCCGCCGTGCGCCGCACCCTCCTCGAAGAGGGCCGCGCCGTCCTCGGCCGCGCCACCCTCGACGGCCGCCGCTGGCTCAAAGCCACCCTCCTCAACCCCCACACCCGGCCGGGCGACCTGGCCACGCTCCTGAAACTGGTGGAAGGACACACACCCCGATGA
- a CDS encoding lysine N(6)-hydroxylase/L-ornithine N(5)-oxygenase family protein: protein MSPTPHPQRPAAETPRDLVGIGIGPFNLSLAALTQPLTELDTVFYEQRPGFDWHPGLLIDGATLQVPFLADLVTLADPTSPWSFLNYLKDRDRLFPFYFAERFHIQRAEYDAYCRWVADNLPGLHFAHQVDAVRWNPEHDLFEVDFTRLDTNGEAQALGRTHTRNIVLGVGTAPHIPEALKPLVDAPGVPVIHAADYLKHRDQFLTADHITVIGAGQSGAEVFLDLLRNRPTGKEKIHWLARTEAFAPMEYSKLGLEHFTPDYTRYFHALTEPVRDRLVAAQWQLHKGIDADTIAAIHDELYRRTLHGGWPDAVLTPAVTVRTAGRVATTKIELHLEHGQQGTRSRLTTNAVVLATGYRERPITPLLAGLDPYLRRDNAERPDIDNQFRLILDPAVTGRVYVQNAELHTHGVGAPDLGLAAWRSATILNSLTGKDPYPLPGRTAFTTFGLEQTPRVPAARQETRTLTPLIPLIPLVEGR from the coding sequence ATGAGCCCGACGCCCCACCCCCAGCGACCCGCCGCCGAAACACCCCGCGACCTGGTGGGCATCGGCATCGGCCCCTTCAACCTCTCCCTCGCCGCCCTCACCCAGCCCCTCACCGAACTCGACACCGTCTTCTACGAACAACGCCCCGGCTTCGACTGGCACCCCGGCCTCCTCATCGACGGCGCCACCCTCCAAGTCCCCTTCCTCGCCGACCTGGTGACCCTCGCCGACCCCACCAGCCCCTGGTCCTTCCTCAACTACCTCAAGGACCGCGACCGCCTCTTCCCCTTCTACTTCGCCGAGCGCTTCCACATCCAACGCGCCGAATACGACGCCTACTGCCGCTGGGTCGCCGACAACCTCCCCGGACTCCACTTCGCCCACCAGGTCGACGCCGTCCGCTGGAACCCCGAACACGACCTCTTCGAAGTCGACTTCACCCGGCTCGACACCAACGGCGAAGCCCAGGCCCTCGGCCGCACCCACACCCGCAACATCGTCCTCGGCGTCGGCACCGCCCCCCACATCCCCGAAGCGCTCAAACCCCTCGTCGACGCCCCCGGCGTCCCCGTCATCCACGCCGCCGACTACCTCAAACACCGCGACCAGTTCCTCACCGCCGACCACATCACCGTCATCGGCGCCGGCCAGTCAGGAGCCGAGGTCTTCCTCGACCTCCTGCGCAACCGCCCCACCGGAAAAGAAAAGATCCACTGGCTCGCCCGCACCGAAGCGTTCGCGCCCATGGAGTACTCCAAACTCGGCCTCGAACACTTCACCCCCGACTACACCCGCTACTTCCACGCCCTCACCGAACCGGTCCGCGACCGCCTCGTCGCCGCCCAATGGCAACTCCACAAAGGCATCGACGCCGACACCATCGCCGCCATCCACGACGAGCTCTACCGCCGCACCCTCCACGGCGGCTGGCCCGACGCCGTCCTCACCCCCGCCGTCACCGTCCGCACCGCCGGACGCGTCGCCACCACCAAGATCGAACTCCACCTCGAACACGGCCAGCAAGGCACCCGCTCCCGCCTCACCACCAACGCCGTCGTCCTCGCCACCGGCTACCGCGAACGCCCCATCACCCCGCTCCTCGCCGGACTCGACCCCTACCTGCGCCGCGACAACGCCGAACGCCCCGACATCGACAACCAGTTCCGCCTGATCCTCGACCCCGCCGTCACCGGCCGCGTCTACGTCCAGAACGCCGAACTCCACACCCACGGCGTCGGCGCCCCCGACCTCGGCCTCGCCGCCTGGCGCAGCGCCACCATCCTCAACTCCCTCACCGGCAAAGACCCCTACCCCCTCCCCGGCCGGACCGCCTTCACCACCTTCGGCCTCGAACAGACCCCCCGCGTCCCCGCCGCCCGCCAGGAGACCCGGACACTCACCCCCCTCATCCCCCTGATCCCCCTCGTCGAAGGACGCTGA
- a CDS encoding bifunctional metallophosphatase/5'-nucleotidase: MPLNRRKFLRKSAVTGAGVALAGAGAAPAAQAAEARKGGPKPVKRYELTVMGTTDLHGHVFNWDYFKDAEYADKAGNAQGLARISTLVNNIRAEKGRCNTLLIDAGDTIQGTPLTYYYAKVDPITAKGGPVHPMAQAMNAIGYDAVALGNHEFNYGIETLRKFESQCHFPLLGANALDAKTLKPAFPPYFMKEFHVHGAPPVRVAVLGLTNPGIAIWDKAYVQGKLTFPGLEEQAAKWVPKLRSMGADVVVVSAHSGASGTSSYGDQLPYVENSAALVAQQVPGIDAILVGHAHLEIPELKVTNTASGRTVVLSEPLAYAERMSVFDFGLVFEKGRWTVESVAASVRNTNAVADDPRITRLLKDEHDVVVAYVNQVVGTATDTLTTVEARYKDAPIIDLITRVQEDVVRAALVGTEYASLPVIAQASPFSRTSEIPAGEVTIRDLSSLYVYDNTLVAKVLSGAQVRAYLEYSANYFVRTAAGAVVDTEQLTNANSRPDYNYDYVSGLRYEIDIAQAEGSRIKNLTYGGAALEDAQQFVFAVNNYRANGGGAFPHVASAPEVWSESTEIRTRIAEWVTAKGVLDPKEFASVDWQLTRDGTPVF; the protein is encoded by the coding sequence ATGCCGTTGAACCGCCGGAAGTTTCTGAGGAAGTCCGCCGTGACAGGTGCGGGGGTGGCGCTCGCGGGTGCGGGCGCGGCTCCGGCGGCGCAGGCCGCGGAGGCGAGAAAGGGGGGTCCGAAGCCGGTGAAGCGGTACGAGCTGACGGTGATGGGGACGACCGATCTGCACGGTCACGTCTTCAACTGGGACTACTTCAAGGACGCGGAGTACGCGGACAAGGCGGGTAACGCGCAGGGGCTGGCGCGGATCTCGACGCTGGTGAACAACATCCGCGCGGAGAAGGGCCGTTGCAACACGCTGCTCATCGACGCGGGTGACACGATCCAGGGCACTCCGTTGACGTACTACTACGCGAAGGTGGATCCGATCACCGCCAAGGGTGGTCCGGTGCATCCGATGGCGCAGGCGATGAACGCGATCGGCTATGACGCGGTGGCGCTGGGGAATCACGAGTTCAACTACGGGATCGAGACGCTGCGGAAGTTCGAGTCGCAGTGTCACTTCCCGCTTCTCGGTGCCAACGCGCTGGACGCGAAGACGCTGAAGCCGGCGTTCCCTCCGTATTTCATGAAGGAGTTCCACGTCCATGGCGCTCCGCCGGTGAGGGTGGCGGTGCTGGGTCTGACGAACCCGGGTATCGCGATCTGGGACAAGGCGTACGTGCAGGGGAAGTTGACGTTCCCGGGTCTTGAGGAGCAGGCGGCGAAGTGGGTGCCGAAGCTGCGGTCGATGGGTGCGGACGTGGTGGTCGTGTCGGCGCACTCGGGTGCGTCGGGGACGTCTTCGTACGGTGATCAGTTGCCGTATGTGGAGAACTCAGCGGCGTTGGTGGCTCAGCAGGTGCCGGGGATCGACGCGATCCTGGTGGGTCACGCGCATCTGGAGATCCCGGAGTTGAAGGTCACGAACACGGCGTCGGGGAGGACGGTCGTGCTGTCGGAGCCGCTGGCGTACGCGGAGCGGATGTCGGTGTTCGACTTCGGGCTGGTCTTCGAGAAGGGCCGCTGGACGGTCGAGTCGGTGGCGGCGTCGGTGCGCAACACGAACGCGGTGGCGGACGATCCGAGGATCACTCGGCTGCTGAAGGACGAGCACGATGTGGTGGTGGCGTACGTCAATCAGGTGGTCGGTACGGCGACCGACACGTTGACGACGGTGGAGGCTCGGTACAAGGACGCGCCGATCATCGATCTGATCACCAGGGTGCAGGAGGATGTGGTGCGGGCGGCGCTGGTGGGGACGGAGTACGCGTCGTTGCCGGTGATCGCGCAGGCTTCGCCGTTCTCCCGGACGTCGGAGATTCCGGCGGGTGAGGTGACGATCCGGGATCTGTCGAGTCTGTATGTGTACGACAACACGCTGGTCGCGAAGGTGTTGTCGGGTGCGCAGGTGCGGGCGTATCTGGAGTATTCGGCGAACTATTTCGTGCGGACGGCCGCGGGTGCGGTGGTCGACACGGAGCAGCTGACGAACGCGAACAGCCGTCCGGACTACAACTACGACTATGTGTCGGGGCTTCGGTACGAGATCGACATCGCTCAGGCGGAGGGTTCGCGGATCAAGAACCTGACGTACGGGGGTGCGGCGCTGGAGGACGCGCAGCAGTTCGTGTTCGCGGTGAACAACTACCGTGCGAATGGCGGTGGTGCGTTCCCGCATGTGGCGTCGGCGCCCGAGGTGTGGTCGGAGTCGACGGAGATCAGGACGCGGATCGCGGAGTGGGTGACGGCGAAGGGCGTGCTGGACCCGAAGGAGTTCGCTTCGGTGGACTGGCAGTTGACGCGGGACGGTACGCCTGTGTTCTAG
- a CDS encoding SIMPL domain-containing protein encodes MTPDTAPTTEHTPPAVPYGTPDTPRIAVRGEAHLEVDPEIARIGITVTARGKDRREALADLTRRNTLALDLVKTYGDAVEHLETGAFTISPELGRHGRGERVRTHHGHVHITAELNDFTALGELTTALADLDLTRVDGPWWTLRPTSPAHRTARQQAVREAVQRAREYAEALDTTLTALVELADIGAEDTHRNAFTAQNTRSRSSAAPGAGPFDDEPAPLDLEPQRQHVHAQVNARFTMAPPRL; translated from the coding sequence ATGACCCCCGACACCGCCCCCACCACCGAGCACACCCCACCCGCCGTCCCCTACGGCACCCCCGACACACCCCGCATCGCCGTCCGAGGCGAAGCCCACCTCGAAGTCGACCCCGAGATCGCCCGCATCGGCATCACCGTCACCGCCCGCGGCAAAGACCGCCGCGAAGCCCTCGCCGACCTCACCCGCCGCAACACCCTCGCCCTCGACCTCGTCAAAACCTACGGCGACGCCGTCGAACACCTCGAAACCGGCGCCTTCACCATCAGCCCCGAACTCGGCCGCCACGGACGCGGAGAACGCGTCCGTACCCACCACGGCCACGTCCACATCACCGCCGAACTCAACGACTTCACCGCACTCGGCGAACTCACCACCGCCCTCGCCGACCTCGACCTCACCCGCGTCGACGGCCCCTGGTGGACCCTGCGCCCCACCTCACCCGCCCACCGCACCGCACGCCAGCAAGCCGTCCGCGAAGCCGTCCAACGCGCCCGCGAATACGCCGAAGCCCTCGACACCACCCTCACCGCCCTCGTCGAACTCGCCGACATCGGCGCCGAAGACACCCACCGCAACGCCTTCACCGCCCAGAACACCCGCAGCCGGAGCTCGGCCGCCCCCGGCGCCGGACCGTTCGACGACGAACCGGCCCCCCTCGACCTCGAACCCCAGCGCCAGCACGTCCACGCCCAGGTCAACGCCCGCTTCACCATGGCACCGCCACGGCTCTAG
- the pyk gene encoding pyruvate kinase, which translates to MRRAKIVCTLGPATDTYDQIKALVEAGMDVARFNLSHGTHADHEERYRHVRKASDETGRSVGILGDLQGPKIRLGSFTEGPVLLERGDTFTITVEQGAEGDREHCGTTYDGLAADVTPGERILVDDGKVCLEVTAVDGPRVRTTVIEGGMVSDHKGLNLPGVAVSVPALSDKDEDDLRWALRTGFDVIALSFVRSGKDIDDVHRIMDEEGRRLPVIAKVEKPQAVDNIDDIVAAFDGIMVARGDLGVEMPLEQVPIVQKRAVKLAKRNAKPVIVATQMLDSMIENSRPTRAEASDVANAVIDGTDAVMLSGETSVGKYPVETVKTMSRIVEAAEEDILAKGLPPLTERNKPRTQGGAVARAAAEMGDFLGAKFLVAFTESGDTVRRLSRYRSPIPLLAFTPTPATRSQLNLTWGVETFLGPHVDSTDAMVDQVDELLLKYGRCNKGDVVVITAGSPPGVSGSTNLVRVHHVGEDDSPK; encoded by the coding sequence ATGCGCCGAGCAAAAATCGTCTGCACCCTGGGCCCCGCCACCGACACGTACGACCAGATCAAAGCCCTGGTCGAAGCCGGAATGGACGTAGCCCGCTTCAACCTCAGCCACGGCACCCACGCCGACCACGAGGAGCGCTACCGACACGTGCGAAAGGCCTCCGACGAGACCGGCCGCAGCGTCGGAATCCTCGGCGACCTTCAAGGCCCGAAGATCCGGCTCGGCAGCTTCACCGAAGGCCCCGTACTCCTTGAACGCGGAGACACCTTCACCATCACCGTCGAACAAGGCGCCGAAGGAGACCGCGAACACTGCGGAACCACCTACGACGGACTGGCAGCGGACGTCACTCCCGGTGAACGCATCCTCGTTGACGACGGCAAGGTCTGCCTCGAAGTCACCGCCGTCGACGGCCCCCGCGTCCGGACCACCGTCATCGAAGGCGGCATGGTCTCCGACCACAAAGGCCTCAACCTCCCCGGCGTCGCCGTCTCCGTCCCCGCCCTCTCCGACAAGGACGAGGACGACCTCCGCTGGGCACTGCGCACCGGCTTCGACGTCATCGCCCTCTCCTTCGTCAGAAGCGGCAAGGACATCGACGACGTCCACCGCATCATGGACGAAGAAGGCCGCCGCCTCCCCGTCATCGCCAAGGTCGAAAAACCCCAGGCCGTCGACAACATCGACGACATCGTCGCCGCCTTCGACGGCATCATGGTCGCCCGCGGAGACCTCGGCGTAGAAATGCCCCTCGAACAGGTCCCGATCGTCCAGAAGCGCGCGGTCAAACTCGCCAAGCGCAACGCCAAGCCGGTCATCGTCGCCACCCAGATGCTCGACTCCATGATCGAGAACTCCCGCCCCACCCGCGCCGAAGCCTCCGACGTCGCCAACGCCGTCATCGACGGCACCGACGCCGTCATGCTCTCCGGCGAGACCAGCGTCGGCAAATACCCCGTCGAAACCGTCAAGACCATGTCGCGCATCGTCGAAGCGGCTGAAGAGGACATCCTCGCCAAGGGTCTCCCGCCCCTCACCGAACGCAACAAACCCCGCACCCAAGGCGGCGCCGTCGCCCGCGCCGCAGCCGAAATGGGCGACTTCCTCGGCGCTAAGTTCCTCGTCGCCTTCACCGAGTCCGGCGACACCGTCCGCCGGCTCTCCCGCTACCGCTCCCCGATCCCCCTCCTCGCCTTCACCCCCACCCCGGCCACCCGCTCCCAACTCAACCTCACCTGGGGCGTCGAGACCTTCCTCGGCCCCCACGTCGACTCCACCGACGCCATGGTCGACCAGGTCGACGAACTCCTCCTCAAGTACGGCCGCTGCAACAAGGGCGACGTCGTGGTGATCACGGCAGGCTCCCCGCCCGGAGTCTCCGGCTCCACGAACCTGGTCCGCGTCCACCACGTGGGCGAGGACGACAGCCCCAAGTAG
- a CDS encoding transcriptional regulator — translation MYDMGTRKRTLAMVDQGRSLNSVSKETGISRAAIRSWQIRVEPLDGNRSQPCPRCRATPEEPDDPAAYAYLLGLYLGDGCISSFRRGVHSLRIACADAWPGLIDACAVAMQSLRPDNKVCRVQSQGCQYVTSWSKHWPCLFPQHGPGKKHDREIALAPWQRRIVDAHPWEFIRGLIHSDGCRITNWTTRLVAGETKRYEYPRYFFTNKSSDIMRLFTDALDLVGVDWKQPNSRNISVAKKASVALMDTHVGPKY, via the coding sequence ATGTACGACATGGGCACACGCAAGCGGACTCTTGCCATGGTGGACCAGGGGCGCAGCCTGAACTCGGTGAGCAAGGAAACCGGGATCTCCCGAGCCGCGATCCGCTCATGGCAGATACGCGTCGAGCCCCTGGACGGCAACCGCTCCCAGCCCTGCCCAAGATGTCGCGCCACCCCTGAAGAGCCTGACGATCCTGCCGCGTACGCCTACTTGCTGGGCCTCTATCTCGGCGACGGCTGCATCAGCTCCTTTCGGAGAGGCGTCCACTCCCTTCGCATCGCCTGCGCCGACGCTTGGCCCGGCCTGATCGACGCCTGCGCGGTGGCGATGCAGTCGCTGCGCCCCGACAACAAGGTCTGCCGCGTCCAGAGCCAGGGTTGCCAATACGTCACCAGTTGGAGCAAGCACTGGCCCTGCCTGTTTCCCCAGCACGGTCCCGGCAAGAAACACGACCGCGAGATCGCCCTCGCACCCTGGCAACGGCGAATCGTCGATGCCCACCCCTGGGAGTTCATCCGGGGGCTCATCCACTCGGACGGCTGCCGTATCACCAACTGGACGACGCGCCTGGTCGCCGGAGAAACGAAGCGCTACGAGTACCCCCGGTACTTCTTCACCAACAAGTCGTCCGACATCATGCGCCTCTTCACGGACGCCCTCGACCTGGTCGGCGTCGACTGGAAGCAGCCGAACTCCCGCAACATCTCCGTCGCCAAGAAGGCCTCAGTAGCCCTCATGGACACCCACGTGGGCCCCAAGTACTGA
- a CDS encoding ANTAR domain-containing response regulator, with amino-acid sequence MTAPESPQPVDAPDDDKSHVPPLTTRVVIAEDEALIRLDLKEMLEEEGYTVVGEAGDGEQAIELAREHKPDLVILDVKMPKMDGISAAEKIAEESIAPVLMLTAFSQRDLVERARDAGAMAYLVKPFSKSDVVPAIEMAVSRFAELKALEQEIADLTLRLETRKLVDRAKSVLQTEYGLTEPAAFRWIQKTSMDRRMSMQQVAEAVIEDAEEKKASKG; translated from the coding sequence GTGACCGCCCCCGAGTCGCCCCAGCCCGTAGACGCGCCCGACGACGACAAGTCGCACGTGCCTCCGCTGACGACCCGTGTCGTCATCGCCGAGGACGAGGCGCTGATCCGTCTCGACCTCAAAGAGATGCTGGAGGAGGAGGGCTACACCGTCGTAGGTGAGGCGGGTGACGGTGAGCAGGCCATCGAGCTGGCCCGGGAGCACAAGCCGGACCTCGTGATCCTCGACGTGAAGATGCCGAAGATGGACGGCATCTCCGCGGCGGAGAAGATCGCCGAGGAGTCCATCGCCCCGGTCCTGATGCTCACCGCGTTCTCGCAGCGCGACCTGGTCGAGCGGGCCCGTGACGCGGGCGCGATGGCGTACCTGGTGAAGCCGTTCAGCAAGAGCGACGTGGTGCCGGCGATCGAGATGGCGGTGTCCCGGTTCGCGGAGCTGAAGGCGCTGGAGCAGGAGATCGCGGATCTCACGCTGCGTCTGGAGACGCGGAAGCTGGTGGACCGCGCGAAGTCGGTTCTGCAGACGGAGTACGGCCTGACGGAGCCGGCGGCGTTCCGCTGGATCCAGAAGACGTCGATGGACCGTCGGATGTCGATGCAGCAGGTGGCCGAGGCGGTCATCGAGGACGCCGAGGAGAAGAAGGCGTCGAAGGGCTAG
- a CDS encoding VOC family protein, whose product MKPNRSIPASTVIPVLIYPDVREAVAWLGAAFGFSERVRIGEDHRAQLGFGDGAVIIGDVRKDRRPPRPGEVTHSTTVRVEDVGAHYERSREHGARIIMEPTDFEYGERQYSAEDLAGHQWTFSQTLADVAPEEWGGTSVTTD is encoded by the coding sequence ATGAAGCCGAATCGCTCCATTCCGGCGTCGACGGTCATCCCCGTCCTGATCTATCCCGATGTGCGCGAGGCGGTCGCCTGGCTCGGCGCGGCCTTCGGGTTTTCCGAGCGGGTGCGGATCGGCGAGGACCATCGCGCACAGCTCGGTTTCGGCGATGGTGCCGTGATCATCGGAGACGTACGAAAAGATCGCCGCCCGCCACGCCCCGGCGAGGTCACGCACTCGACGACGGTGCGGGTGGAAGACGTTGGCGCCCACTACGAGCGCTCCCGGGAGCATGGCGCACGCATCATCATGGAACCGACCGATTTCGAGTACGGCGAACGGCAGTACAGCGCCGAGGACCTTGCGGGCCACCAGTGGACGTTCTCGCAGACGCTCGCGGATGTCGCTCCGGAGGAATGGGGCGGAACGTCCGTCACGACGGATTGA
- a CDS encoding ABC transporter ATP-binding protein gives MTALLEVEDLKVAYGKIEAVKGISFTVEAGQIVTLIGTNGAGKTTTLRTLSGLLKPSGGRILFDGQPLANVPAHKIVALGLAHSPEGRHIFPRLSITENLQLGAFLRSDKAGIEKDIQRAYDLFPILGERRKQAAGTLSGGEQQMLAMGRALMSQPKLLMLDEPSMGLSPIMMQKILATIAELKAAGTTILLVEQNAQAALSLADQAHVMEVGNIVLSGTGQELLHDESVRKAYLGED, from the coding sequence GTGACCGCACTGCTCGAGGTCGAAGACCTCAAGGTCGCCTACGGCAAGATCGAAGCCGTCAAGGGCATCTCCTTCACCGTCGAAGCCGGCCAGATCGTCACCCTCATCGGCACCAACGGCGCCGGCAAGACGACGACCCTGCGCACCCTCTCCGGGCTCCTCAAGCCCAGCGGAGGCCGCATCCTCTTCGACGGCCAGCCCCTCGCCAACGTCCCCGCCCACAAGATCGTCGCCCTCGGACTCGCGCACTCCCCCGAAGGCCGGCACATCTTCCCCCGCCTCAGCATCACGGAGAACCTCCAGCTCGGAGCGTTCCTCCGCAGCGACAAGGCGGGCATCGAGAAGGACATCCAGCGCGCCTACGACCTCTTCCCCATCCTGGGAGAGCGCCGCAAGCAGGCCGCCGGAACCCTCTCGGGCGGCGAGCAGCAGATGCTCGCCATGGGACGCGCCCTGATGTCCCAGCCCAAGCTGCTCATGCTCGACGAACCCTCCATGGGCCTCTCGCCGATCATGATGCAGAAGATCCTCGCGACCATCGCCGAACTCAAGGCGGCCGGCACGACGATCCTCCTCGTCGAGCAGAACGCCCAGGCGGCGCTCTCCCTCGCCGACCAGGCCCACGTCATGGAGGTCGGCAACATCGTCCTCTCCGGCACCGGCCAGGAACTGCTCCACGACGAGTCCGTCCGCAAGGCCTACCTCGGCGAGGACTGA
- a CDS encoding ABC transporter ATP-binding protein yields MTTTTAPSPVLEATGVTMRFGGLTAVRNVDLTVNAGEIVGLIGPNGAGKTTFFNCLTGLYVPTEGKVAYKGTVLPPKPHLVTSAGIARTFQNIRLFANMTVLENVLVGRHTRTKEGLWSALLRGPGFRKAEATSRERAMELLEFIGLAHKADHLSRNLPYGEQRKLEIARAMASEPGLLLLDEPTAGMNPQETRATEDLVFAIRDRGIAVLVIEHDMRFIFNLSDRVACLVQGEKLVEGTSEVVQGDERVIAAYLGTPFEGAPGEEELAEVEAAEAAGTATAAEAAEAPAATDTEDAAQATATEEAEAAETAEAEASAEPEEAAQDAEAPEAEGTSDAPAASDDSDAQSSTSKEGTAQ; encoded by the coding sequence ATGACCACCACCACAGCCCCCAGCCCCGTCCTCGAAGCCACCGGCGTCACCATGCGCTTCGGCGGCCTCACCGCCGTACGCAACGTCGACCTCACCGTCAACGCCGGAGAGATCGTCGGCCTCATCGGCCCCAACGGCGCGGGCAAGACCACCTTCTTCAACTGCCTCACCGGCCTCTACGTCCCCACCGAGGGCAAAGTCGCCTACAAGGGAACGGTGCTGCCCCCCAAGCCGCACCTGGTCACCAGCGCCGGCATCGCCCGCACCTTCCAGAACATCCGGCTCTTCGCCAACATGACCGTTCTGGAGAACGTGCTCGTCGGACGCCACACCCGCACCAAGGAAGGCCTCTGGTCCGCCCTCCTCCGCGGCCCCGGCTTCCGCAAGGCAGAAGCCACCTCCCGCGAACGCGCCATGGAACTGCTGGAGTTCATCGGCCTCGCCCACAAGGCCGACCACCTCTCCCGCAACCTCCCCTACGGCGAGCAGCGCAAGCTGGAGATCGCCCGCGCCATGGCGAGCGAGCCGGGCCTGCTCCTCCTGGACGAGCCCACGGCCGGCATGAACCCCCAGGAGACCCGCGCGACCGAAGACCTCGTCTTCGCCATCCGCGACCGCGGCATCGCCGTCCTCGTCATCGAGCACGACATGCGCTTCATCTTCAACCTGTCCGACCGCGTGGCCTGCCTCGTCCAGGGCGAGAAGCTCGTCGAAGGCACGTCCGAGGTCGTCCAGGGCGACGAGCGCGTCATCGCCGCCTACCTCGGCACCCCCTTCGAGGGCGCCCCCGGCGAGGAGGAACTCGCCGAGGTCGAAGCCGCGGAAGCGGCCGGAACGGCGACAGCCGCCGAAGCCGCCGAGGCCCCGGCAGCGACCGACACCGAGGACGCGGCACAAGCCACCGCGACCGAGGAAGCCGAAGCCGCAGAGACCGCGGAGGCCGAAGCGTCCGCCGAGCCGGAGGAAGCCGCACAGGACGCGGAAGCCCCCGAGGCAGAGGGAACGTCCGACGCCCCCGCCGCGTCCGACGACTCCGACGCGCAGAGCAGCACCAGCAAGGAAGGAACCGCCCAGTGA